The window CGGTCCTGGTGCTGCTGCGAAACTCTTTCTACGTCGATACTGACCGCTATTCACTTCCTTCCCTCGGTGCAAAAGTGAGGAAGTATCTGGAAACCAGGGTCTTCAGCCGGACTGCCCGGCATGCCGATATTTTTGTGGTTCAGTCAAATTATATGAAAGCGCGACTGGCTTCCGTCTGGAAGGTAGAGGAAAAGCGCATTTGCGTGATTCCCAATGCAGTGGCAGGAGAGCTTCTGGCGGGCGAGGAGACTCCGGCAAGGGAATTGCGGCAGGGAAGGGAGGAAAAACCATCCAGGCCATCCGTATTTGACCATAAGATGATCTGGTTGTATGTGAGCCGCTATTACCCGCATAAAAATCATCAGTTCATTCTCTCTCTGGCCGAATATCTTAAAAACCTGGGGATTGACGACCTGCTCTTTATCGTAACCCTGGACCAGAAGCTGCCCGGCGTTCAGGCGCTGCTTGAAAAGATCGACCGGCAGGGATTATCAGAAGCAGTGGTCAATGCAGGGGAGTTGTCTGCGGATCAACTGAGAAAATGGTACCAGTGGGCGGACGGCCTTTTCTTTCCCTCCTATCAGGAAAGCTTTGGTAATCCCCTGCTGGAGGCGATGCGATTCGGACTGCCTGTCTGTGCCGTGGACCTGCCCTATAGCCGGGCATTATGCGATGACAGTGCCATCTATTACCAGGT is drawn from bacterium and contains these coding sequences:
- a CDS encoding glycosyltransferase, coding for MVIFIFPHREKEQGTWGSICDQGEERMRIAINAINLTSAGTLVTCKEFLAALSSLKTSHHYLVTAPRGFGYEQLRLGGRWEVRFFPGWKKANPLWRIWFDFFLFPSMVQNFQADAVMALGNHAPARLPVPVLVLLRNSFYVDTDRYSLPSLGAKVRKYLETRVFSRTARHADIFVVQSNYMKARLASVWKVEEKRICVIPNAVAGELLAGEETPARELRQGREEKPSRPSVFDHKMIWLYVSRYYPHKNHQFILSLAEYLKNLGIDDLLFIVTLDQKLPGVQALLEKIDRQGLSEAVVNAGELSADQLRKWYQWADGLFFPSYQESFGNPLLEAMRFGLPVCAVDLPYSRALCDDSAIYYQVDSVADAAQKILSLRENPSFRAELARKGREKFSTFPQWNEVARSYLSVLEARM